A genome region from Tolypothrix sp. PCC 7712 includes the following:
- a CDS encoding RNA-guided endonuclease InsQ/TnpB family protein, which yields MKTLKFKLYEHKRNRHLKRTINAAGVIYNHCIALHKRYYRMFGKHLNCAKLQAHIAKLRKRNSFWQSVGSQAAQDICQRIEKAYQLFFKHNNKGVRPPGFKKVKKYKSFTLKQAGYKFLGGNRVKIGSRVYQFWKSREIEGTVKTLTIKRTPLGELFMVLVVDEGSSEVEVKTGKIAGFDFGLKTFLTCSDGTKIESPQFFKQSLSAIKKASSRHSKKLKGSSNRERARKNLVRKHEDISNRRRDWFWKLAHELTDRFDILCFETLNLKGMQRLWGRQISDLAFGEFLQILEWVAKKKNKLVVFIDQWYPSSKTCSNCKHILESLDLSVREWRCPSCQSVNGRDENASRNICAVGASTVGLGDVRLATPAIAV from the coding sequence ATGAAAACACTGAAGTTTAAATTGTACGAACACAAAAGGAATAGACACCTCAAGCGCACAATCAACGCTGCTGGAGTGATTTATAACCATTGCATTGCTCTACATAAAAGGTATTACCGGATGTTTGGCAAGCATTTAAACTGTGCAAAACTTCAGGCTCATATCGCCAAATTAAGAAAGCGTAATTCTTTTTGGCAATCAGTAGGTTCTCAAGCAGCACAAGATATTTGTCAACGCATTGAGAAAGCTTACCAATTGTTTTTCAAACACAATAACAAAGGAGTAAGACCACCAGGATTTAAGAAGGTCAAGAAATACAAATCGTTCACCCTTAAGCAGGCAGGTTATAAGTTTTTGGGTGGAAATAGGGTAAAAATTGGTAGTCGAGTTTACCAGTTTTGGAAGTCCAGAGAAATTGAGGGAACAGTCAAAACCCTAACTATTAAACGCACCCCGTTAGGTGAGTTATTTATGGTTTTGGTTGTTGATGAGGGTAGCTCAGAAGTTGAAGTTAAGACGGGTAAAATCGCTGGCTTTGATTTTGGGTTAAAGACATTCCTCACTTGCTCAGACGGCACTAAAATTGAATCGCCCCAATTTTTCAAGCAATCCCTAAGCGCCATTAAAAAAGCAAGTTCGCGGCATTCCAAAAAGCTAAAAGGCTCATCTAACAGAGAACGAGCCAGAAAGAATTTAGTACGCAAGCATGAAGATATTTCCAACCGTCGGCGTGATTGGTTCTGGAAATTAGCTCATGAGCTAACAGATAGGTTCGATATTCTCTGTTTTGAGACTTTAAATCTCAAAGGAATGCAACGTCTTTGGGGCAGGCAAATATCAGACTTAGCGTTTGGTGAGTTTCTGCAAATCCTAGAATGGGTTGCCAAGAAGAAGAATAAACTGGTTGTCTTTATCGACCAGTGGTATCCAAGTAGCAAGACATGCTCTAATTGTAAACATATTCTAGAAAGTCTTGATTTGTCAGTTAGAGAGTGGCGTTGTCCTTCCTGTCAGTCAGTTAATGGAAGAGACGAAAACGCTAGTCGCAATATTTGTGCAGTCGGGGCATCGACTGTTGGCTTAGGTGATGTCAGACTGGCTACGCCAGCAATCGCTGTCTGA
- a CDS encoding NHLP bacteriocin system secretion protein, translating to MVFNRDKNKEGVFRQASLERLSSPERLDQLMQVINPKDWLVLTVFSGLTFIGLIWSIFGRIPINVEGKGILIQPRQIVDFQSNITGQLKSLQAKHGQCVKKDEVLATIDPAELRQQLQLAKGKLEQLQTQATEALLVTSQRMQLEKNAIVASRATLEKRLQDARMLTPVLKAKGLDAIKEQQVNLQERLKDTQTLTPILKDKELTALGQQRISIQQRLKDAQALVPILEKKLQKRRELAAAGAIATETILQVEQEYRQGLQSVDQLQAELKQLDVTETQTQQSYLQNLRSIGEIQVQMQQLVLESSKTEREYLDNLRSISDIQAQIQELETKEKRLVQENLESNNQRNKEIQEVSREIARLDQQFKQNSQILSTQDGCILELTATVGQVVQPGTRLGTMRMGGVNDSSSTVAFFPIKDGKQIRVGMLISITPDTVKRERFGGIVGKITDVSALPITKEGAVSIIGNQEVVASLIGQNGAAIQVNAGLINDTSTFSGYKWSSSKGPDSKITPGTTTSVRVTIEERAPITFILPILQELVGIK from the coding sequence ATGGTTTTCAATCGAGATAAAAATAAAGAAGGCGTTTTCCGGCAAGCATCTCTAGAACGTCTATCTTCGCCGGAACGACTAGACCAGTTAATGCAGGTCATTAATCCAAAAGATTGGCTGGTACTAACAGTTTTTAGTGGTTTAACATTTATTGGTTTAATTTGGAGTATTTTTGGTCGCATTCCCATCAACGTTGAAGGTAAGGGAATATTAATTCAACCCCGGCAAATTGTCGATTTTCAATCGAATATTACTGGGCAATTAAAATCTTTACAAGCCAAGCATGGGCAATGTGTGAAGAAAGATGAAGTTTTAGCAACGATAGATCCAGCCGAATTAAGACAGCAGCTACAACTAGCAAAAGGAAAATTAGAGCAATTGCAAACACAAGCGACTGAGGCATTATTAGTGACCTCGCAGCGAATGCAATTGGAAAAAAATGCAATTGTGGCTTCGCGTGCGACTCTTGAAAAACGCTTGCAAGATGCTCGGATGTTAACTCCAGTACTCAAGGCAAAAGGCTTAGATGCAATTAAAGAGCAGCAAGTCAACCTTCAGGAACGCTTAAAGGATACTCAAACTCTCACGCCCATACTTAAAGATAAAGAATTAACAGCCCTTGGGCAACAGCGAATTAGCATTCAGCAACGTTTAAAGGATGCTCAAGCTCTAGTTCCCATCCTCGAAAAAAAACTTCAGAAGCGCCGCGAACTAGCAGCAGCTGGTGCCATAGCCACAGAAACAATTTTACAAGTAGAACAAGAGTACAGGCAGGGGCTTCAATCGGTGGATCAATTGCAAGCTGAGTTAAAACAACTTGATGTTACTGAAACTCAAACTCAGCAAAGCTACTTACAGAATTTGAGGTCAATAGGCGAAATTCAAGTACAGATGCAACAATTGGTTTTGGAGAGTAGTAAAACAGAACGTGAATATTTAGATAATCTTCGCTCTATTAGTGATATTCAAGCTCAAATACAAGAGTTAGAAACCAAAGAAAAACGTTTAGTCCAAGAAAATCTAGAAAGCAACAATCAGCGCAATAAAGAAATTCAAGAGGTAAGTCGAGAAATAGCTAGACTTGATCAGCAGTTCAAACAAAATAGTCAGATTTTAAGTACTCAAGATGGATGTATTTTGGAATTAACCGCAACTGTTGGACAAGTAGTTCAACCTGGTACTCGTTTGGGAACAATGAGGATGGGAGGAGTTAATGATTCCTCTAGTACTGTTGCTTTTTTTCCTATCAAAGACGGCAAACAAATCCGCGTAGGAATGCTAATTTCAATTACTCCTGATACTGTAAAAAGAGAGCGATTTGGAGGCATTGTTGGCAAAATTACTGATGTTTCTGCGCTTCCCATCACTAAAGAAGGTGCTGTTTCCATAATTGGTAATCAGGAAGTTGTTGCTTCTTTAATTGGTCAGAATGGAGCAGCAATTCAAGTTAATGCTGGACTAATTAATGATACTAGCACCTTTAGTGGTTATAAATGGTCATCTTCCAAGGGGCCTGATTCTAAAATTACTCCTGGTACTACAACTTCAGTTCGCGTCACTATTGAAGAAAGGGCACCGATTACTTTTATTTTACCAATACTTCAAGAGTTAGTAGGTATCAAGTAA
- a CDS encoding radical SAM protein, whose product MNKVYLAQIEPTTKCNFKCGFCCGRYMDQSNLSLENFAKFLEMFPEIQHLELQGEGEPLMNTEFFDMVELANSQGIHISLITNGSFFSHSNIQRILDAGIRSIRVSLETTIPEKFQKIRSGSIAVIEAGISRLLSERSRLGLDKPSVGFALTVLASTLDDMPSVFDMYSRLGMDGGIAIQLLNRMPHYANIYDGMEAEYLDNSHKEKYQSYMVSDIAQNIWHQKSLHHHFYDELFRPRPIDIEKGKLTSCPWLEQGINMDRHGRITPCCTIKAESWAFGTIENLHREEILQLRADLATELANGKIPTPCQGCGIAKQVVSI is encoded by the coding sequence ATGAATAAAGTGTATTTGGCACAAATTGAACCTACAACAAAATGCAATTTTAAATGCGGTTTTTGTTGCGGAAGGTATATGGATCAATCAAATCTATCACTTGAAAATTTTGCCAAATTTCTAGAAATGTTTCCTGAGATTCAACATCTTGAGCTTCAAGGTGAAGGTGAGCCTTTGATGAATACTGAGTTTTTTGATATGGTTGAACTGGCAAACTCTCAAGGTATTCACATTTCGTTAATAACGAATGGTAGTTTTTTTTCACACTCTAATATCCAACGCATTCTAGATGCAGGTATTCGCTCGATTCGTGTATCTCTCGAAACTACGATACCAGAAAAGTTTCAAAAAATTCGCTCCGGTTCTATCGCTGTCATAGAAGCTGGTATTTCTCGTCTATTATCTGAACGTTCGCGGTTAGGTTTAGATAAACCAAGTGTAGGGTTTGCATTAACGGTACTTGCATCAACCTTAGATGATATGCCTAGTGTTTTCGATATGTACTCCCGTCTAGGTATGGACGGTGGTATTGCGATTCAATTACTTAACCGAATGCCCCATTATGCAAATATATATGATGGAATGGAGGCAGAATATCTTGATAATAGCCACAAAGAAAAATATCAAAGCTATATGGTGAGTGATATTGCACAAAATATTTGGCACCAAAAATCACTTCATCATCATTTCTATGACGAATTGTTTAGACCTAGACCAATCGATATTGAAAAAGGAAAACTTACATCATGTCCCTGGCTTGAGCAAGGAATCAATATGGATCGTCATGGACGAATTACACCTTGCTGTACAATCAAAGCCGAAAGTTGGGCTTTTGGTACTATTGAAAACTTACATCGAGAAGAAATACTTCAGCTAAGAGCCGATTTAGCAACTGAATTAGCAAATGGTAAAATACCTACACCTTGTCAGGGTTGTGGAATAGCAAAACAAGTTGTCTCAATTTGA
- a CDS encoding NHLP family bacteriocin export ABC transporter peptidase/permease/ATPase subunit translates to MQLLEKAIKKLDLNKSSSPPTKVSNIRVKTPTLLQMETVECGAAALGIILSYYHRIVPLPELRTACGVSRDGSKSSNILKAARNYGMQAKGFKKELAQLKEIKPPFIVFWNFNHFLVVEGFLGDRVYLNDPATGPRSVTLQEFNEAYTGVVLIMEPGAEFKKGGRKPSIIRALITRLRSSYKELLFCIIAGFLLVIPQLASAALYQIFVNDILIQNRTDWLKPVLFSIGIVVLLQTILTLLQLTKLRYLQLKLSIGMTGQFLWHILRLPVSFYAQRYAGEISNRIGLNNKVANLLSGQLARTAIDTVMVIFYGGVMLAYDWVLTLICIAGIAINIIVLQWIARMRVDTNMRMNQDFGKIAGVEISGLQSIENIKSAALESDFFSRWAGYYAKATNAQQELSQTDQLLGLIPTLLSSISMMLILVVGGLRVIDGHLNIGMLVAFQTLMGKFQSPVKTLVALGSKIQELEGDLKRLDDVLANPINPALKALTETDNLPHEYAVPRNPESGTYRLQGYVELRNISFGYSRVEEPLIQNFSCTLKPGQRVAFIGGSGSGKSTLSKLVTGLYEPWEGEILFDGTSRQNIPRPVLTNSLAMVEQEIFLFGGTVRDNLTLWDETITNTQLIKACQDAAILDVVMAIPGGLDGKLLEGAANLSGGQRQRLEIARSLVNDPAILVMDEATSALDTQTEKTIDRNIRRRGCTCIIVAHRLSTIRDCDEIIVVERGKVVQRGTHNEMKDVPGAYAQLIQAG, encoded by the coding sequence ATGCAGTTACTTGAAAAAGCGATTAAAAAGTTAGATCTGAATAAATCTAGTTCTCCACCAACCAAAGTTAGCAATATTCGTGTGAAAACACCCACACTGTTGCAAATGGAAACTGTGGAATGCGGTGCCGCAGCTTTGGGAATTATACTTAGCTATTACCATCGAATTGTTCCTTTACCCGAGCTGCGAACAGCTTGCGGTGTTTCCCGTGATGGTTCCAAATCTTCAAATATTCTCAAAGCTGCGCGCAATTATGGGATGCAGGCGAAAGGGTTTAAAAAGGAACTTGCCCAACTCAAAGAGATTAAGCCACCGTTCATTGTATTTTGGAACTTTAACCACTTTCTTGTTGTTGAAGGCTTTTTAGGCGATCGCGTTTACTTGAATGACCCAGCAACAGGCCCACGCAGCGTTACACTTCAAGAGTTTAATGAAGCTTATACTGGTGTTGTCCTGATTATGGAGCCAGGAGCAGAGTTTAAAAAAGGTGGACGCAAACCAAGTATAATTAGAGCTTTAATTACTCGTTTGCGAAGTTCTTATAAAGAACTTCTATTTTGTATTATTGCTGGTTTTCTACTCGTAATTCCCCAATTAGCATCAGCTGCTCTTTACCAAATATTTGTCAATGATATATTAATACAAAATCGGACAGACTGGTTAAAGCCCGTATTATTCAGTATAGGAATTGTAGTTCTGTTGCAAACGATTTTAACTTTATTGCAATTAACAAAGTTAAGGTATTTACAACTAAAGCTATCTATTGGTATGACAGGTCAATTTTTATGGCACATTCTTCGTCTACCTGTTAGTTTTTACGCTCAACGCTATGCTGGAGAAATTAGTAACCGTATTGGTTTAAACAACAAAGTTGCAAATTTACTTTCGGGTCAATTAGCACGAACCGCTATTGATACTGTAATGGTCATTTTTTATGGTGGAGTAATGCTGGCTTATGATTGGGTACTGACATTAATTTGCATTGCTGGAATAGCAATTAATATTATAGTATTACAATGGATAGCCAGAATGCGCGTTGATACTAATATGCGTATGAATCAAGATTTTGGCAAAATTGCAGGGGTAGAAATTAGCGGCTTACAAAGTATTGAAAACATTAAATCTGCTGCTCTGGAATCTGATTTTTTTAGTCGTTGGGCAGGGTATTATGCTAAAGCCACCAATGCTCAACAGGAATTAAGCCAAACCGACCAACTTTTAGGTCTTATACCTACTTTACTATCTTCCATTTCCATGATGCTGATATTGGTTGTCGGTGGTCTTCGTGTTATTGATGGACATTTGAATATTGGTATGTTGGTTGCTTTTCAAACTTTGATGGGTAAATTTCAATCTCCAGTTAAGACTTTAGTCGCTTTGGGTAGTAAAATTCAGGAGCTAGAAGGAGACCTTAAGCGTTTGGATGATGTGTTAGCTAACCCTATCAACCCAGCATTAAAGGCGCTAACAGAAACTGATAACTTGCCACATGAATATGCGGTGCCTCGTAATCCTGAAAGTGGTACCTATCGCTTACAAGGATATGTAGAATTACGTAATATTAGCTTTGGTTACAGTCGCGTCGAAGAACCTTTGATTCAAAACTTTAGTTGCACGCTCAAACCAGGACAGCGAGTTGCATTCATTGGTGGTAGTGGTTCGGGTAAGTCTACTTTATCTAAACTTGTAACAGGACTTTACGAACCTTGGGAAGGAGAAATCCTTTTTGATGGTACGAGTAGACAAAATATTCCTCGTCCAGTCTTAACTAATTCCCTAGCGATGGTAGAGCAGGAAATATTTTTGTTTGGCGGTACAGTACGGGATAATTTAACTCTGTGGGATGAAACTATTACCAATACTCAGTTAATCAAAGCTTGCCAAGATGCAGCAATTTTAGATGTGGTGATGGCAATACCTGGGGGACTTGATGGCAAGTTGCTCGAAGGTGCAGCCAATTTAAGCGGTGGACAACGCCAAAGGTTGGAAATTGCCCGCTCTTTAGTTAATGACCCAGCAATTTTGGTAATGGATGAGGCAACCAGCGCGCTGGATACACAAACAGAGAAAACTATTGACCGAAATATCAGGCGCAGAGGTTGCACTTGCATTATTGTAGCCCACCGTTTGAGTACAATTCGCGATTGTGATGAGATTATTGTTGTGGAACGGGGGAAGGTAGTACAACGGGGTACCCATAACGAAATGAAGGATGTACCAGGAGCATATGCTCAATTAATCCAAGCTGGCTAA